In the Neofelis nebulosa isolate mNeoNeb1 chromosome 11, mNeoNeb1.pri, whole genome shotgun sequence genome, one interval contains:
- the BRI3BP gene encoding BRI3-binding protein, with protein sequence MGARASGGPRARPGLLLLLPLLLLGLLAPGAQGARGRGGAEKNSYRRTVNTFSQSVSSLFGEDNVRAAHKFLTRLTERFVLGVDMFIETLWKVWMELLDVLGLDVSNLSQYFSPASVANSPARALLLVGVVLLAYWFLSLTLGFTFSLLHVVFGRFFWIARVILFSMSCVYVLHKYEGEPENAVLPLCFVVAIYFMTGPMGFYWRSSPSGPSVEEKLEHLENQVRLLNIRLNKVLESLDRTNGK encoded by the exons ATGGGCGCGCGCGCCTCGGGCGGGCCCCGGGCCCGGCCCGGGCTCCTGCTGCttctgccgctgctgctgctcgGGCTCCTGGCCCCGGGCGCGCAGGGGGCGCGGGGCCGCGGCGGCGCCGAGAAGAACAGCTACCGCCGCACGGTCAACACCTTCTCGCAGAGCGTCAGCAGCCTGTTCGGCGAGGACAACGTGCGCGCCGCTCACAAG TTCCTGACCAGGCTGACCGAGAGGTTCGTGCTGGGGGTGGACATGTTCATCGAAACACTGTGGAAAGTTTGGATGGAGCTCTTGGATGTTCTTGGACTTGATG TGTCGAACCTGTCCCAGTATTTCAGCCCGGCCTCGGTGGCCAACAGCCCGGCCCGCGCCCTCCTGCTGGTGGGCGTTGTCCTCCTGGCCTACTGGTTCCTGTCTCTGACGCTGGGCTTCACCTTCAGCCTCCTGCACGTGGTGTTCGGCCGCTTCTTCTGGATCGCCCGGGTCATCCTGTTTTCCATGTCCTGCGTCTACGTCCTGCACAAGTACGAGGGGGAGCCAGAGAACGCAGTCCTGCCCCTGTGCTTCGTGGTGGCCATCTACTTCATGACCGGGCCCATGGGCTTCTACTGGCGCAGCAGCCCCAGTGGCCCCAGCGTGGAGGAGAAGCTGGAGCACCTGGAGAACCAGGTCAGACTGCTCAACATCCGCCTCAACAAAGTGCTGGAGAGTCTCGACCGCACCAACGGCAAGTGA